The following proteins are co-located in the Tachysurus vachellii isolate PV-2020 chromosome 19, HZAU_Pvac_v1, whole genome shotgun sequence genome:
- the ctnnbip1 gene encoding beta-catenin-interacting protein 1, producing MNREEAPGKSPEEMYIQQKVRVLLMLKKMGSNLTPSEEAFLRNYAGVVHSQMSQLPQHNIDQGAEDVVMAFSRSETEDRRQ from the exons AtgaaccgggaggaggcccctgGCAAGTCTCCTGAGGAGATGTACATTCAGCAGAAGGTGCGAGTGCTCCTCATGTTGAAGAAGATGGGTTCAAAT CTGACGCCGAGCGAGGAAGCGTTCCTGCGGAACTATGCAGGCGTGGTGCACAGTCAGATGAGCCAGCTGCCACAGCACAATATAGACCAGG gtGCGGAGGACGTGGTGATGGCCTTCTCTAGATCAGAGACGGAGGATAGGAGGCAGTGA